GAGCGAATACAAAAAGTACTTCGAGAAAGATGCGGCGCTTGCACGGCGTTTTCAGGTCGTGAAGATCGAAGAGCCGAGTGAAGCGCTGGCGTCGGCGATGTTGCGCGGCATGGCGGCGATGATGGAGAAGCACTTCAACGTCCGCATTCTCGATCAGGCGATTACGGAAGCGGTGCGGCTGTCGCATCGCTATATCAGCGGGCGGCAGTTGCCGGACAAAGCGATCAGCGTGCTCGATACGGCCTGCGCCAAGGTCGCGCTGGCACAGAGCGCGACGCCCGCAGCCATCGACGACACGAGCAAGCGGATCGAACGAATCGATGCGGAAGTCGCGGCACTGGAACGCGAAGCAGCGAGCGGCGCGACACACGATGAACGCTTGGCGGAACTGCGCGGGCAACGCGCAAGCGAGGTCGAACGGCTCGGGCACGATCAGGCGCGATACGAGAAGGAGCGTGCGATCGTCGGTGAAATCGTGGCGTTGCGCGAACAGCTCGACGCGTCGCGCGATGGAAAAAGCAATGCAGACGATGCGCCGAACGTGCGCGAAACGCTTGAAAGCCGTGTCGCCGAACTCGCGGAATTGCAGAAGACCACGCCGATGGTGCCGTTGCAGGTGGACGCGCATGTCGTCGCTGAGATCGTCGCATCGTGGACGGGCATTCCGCTTGGCCGCATGGTGAAGGACGAACTGCGTACCGTGCTGAATCTGCAGCCGCTGTTGACGGCGCGCGTGATCGGCCAGGATCACGCACTCGAAGCGATTGCGCAGCGCGTGCGCACCGCGAGCGCAAATCTCGAAGATCCCAACAAGCCGCGCGGCGTGTTCATGTTCGTCGGGCCATCCGGTGTCGGCAAGACTGAGACGGCACTCGCACTTGCCGATATTCTCTACGGCGGCGAGCGCAAGATGATCACGATCAACATGAGCGAGTACCAGGAAGCGCACAGCGTATCGGGACTCAAAGGCTCGCCGCCGGGTTATGTCGGGTACGGCGAGGGCGGCGTGTTGACGGAAGCGGTGCGGCGCAATCCGTATTCCGTCGTGCTGCTCGATGAAGTTGAAAAAGCGCATCCGGATGTACTCGAAATGTTCTTTCAGGTATTCGACAAAGGCGCGATGGACGATGCCGAAGGGCGTGAGATCGACTTCCGCAATACGCTGATCATTCTGACGTCGAATGTCGGTTCTTCTGTTGTGATGCAGGCGTGCTTGAACAAAAGCGCTGAAGAATTGCCCGATGCCGAGGCGCTTTCCGAAATGCTGCGTTCGCAGTTGTACAAGGCATTCAAGCCCGCATTTCTTGGCCGCATGAAAGTCGTGCCGTATTACCCGATTTCCGACGATGTGCTTGCCGAGATCATCGAACTCAAACTCGAACGCATCCAGCGGCGTATCGAAGCGAATCACAAGGCTGAATTCGAGTGGGACGAGTCGCTCGTCGATGCCGTGCTCGCGCGTTGTACCGAAGTGGATTCGGGTGCGCGCAACGTCGATCACATTCTGAACGGCACATTGCTGCCCGAAATCGCCCAGCAAGTGCTCGAACGTATCGCCGACGGCGTGCCCATCAAGCGGATCGGCGCACGAGCGACGGAAGCGGGCGAGTTCGAATACACCGTTGTTTGAGATGCTTCAGAACATGCCGACCAATTTCATTACGTTGCTTGAACCCATTACGGAAGCCTCGCCGTGTGGCGATGATCTGTTGTTCTCGGCTGAATTCGATGCGATCCAGCACGCGCGCCGCTTCGACGATGCATCGCTGGATCAGGGCGAATGGGTCACGGAAATCAAGGAAGCCGACTGGTCTTTCGTCATCGAGCAATGCACGGCGCTGCTGAAAACGCAGACCAAAGATCTGCGGCTTGCCGCGTGGCTGACGGAAGCGCTTGCGATCGAAGAAGGCGCAGTCGGGCTGACGCAGGGCTATTCATTGCTGGCGGGCTTGTGCGAGCGCTATTGGGACAGCGTGCATCCTCTCGTTGACGGTGACGATGCGGAGTACCGGCTCGGCAATATTGGCTGGCTAGTGGTGCGTACGGCGGAATTGCTGCGCGCGCTGCCCGTCACGCAGGCACCGGGCAGTTCGTTCAGCACGCTCGATTGGGACGTGGCCACGCACGTCGCGCAAGCTATCAAGCGTGACCCCGAGCATGCGGACGATATCGCGCGCGGCAAGCCGTCGAACGAACAGATCGAGATGTCGAAGCGTTCGACGCCGCCCGCGTTTTACACCGTTCTGCTTGCTGATCTGCGTGCATTTGAAGCAGCGATGCGCTCGCTCGAAAGCGAACTGGAGCGTCATGCGGGCGACGCCGCACCGAGTTTCCGTCAGGCGAAGGATGCCTACGAAGCCGTGTATCGCCTCGCCGAACGCTTTGCGAAAGATGTGGGTGCGAATACAGCAAGTACGCCGACACCAGCTGCTGCATCACAAGAACAACAACCCTCTGCAGAAGAGCGTAGCGAGCCTTCGTTCAGAACGCCGCCGCAGCTCGAGGAGCCACCGTTGCCTATGTCGACTACAAGTGTGTCCAATCCGACGCCGGGCGTCATTCAAACCCGCGCGCAGGCCGTCGCGCAGCTGCGTGCGGTCGCGCGTTTCTTTCGCCATACGGAGCCGCACAGTCCCGCCGCGTATCTCGCGGACAAGGCGGCAGAGTGGGCGGATATGCCGTTGCATCAGTGGCTTGCAACCGTCGTCAAGGACGACGGCTCGCTCGCTCACATCCGCGAGATGCTGGGCGTGAAGCCCGACGATAACAACTAGAACGCCGCGCGCATTGCGTCACGAACCCGCGCGGAACTCGATACGTCGATTGCGCGCGCGGCCATCGGCCGTGTCGTTCGTTGCGATCGGTTGATCGGGCCCGACGCCGAGCGTCGACAGCTGTTGCGGCGAAATGCCCTTCGCGACGAGATAACCCTTCACGGCGTCGGCGCGCGCCTGGCTCAGCGCGATATTCGACGTACGACTGCCGGACGTATCCGTGTGCCCGATAATCGCGACCTGCTTCGTCGTCATCTTCGTAAGCACGGACGCCATCTGGTCGAGAATCGTGCGGCCTTGCGGCGTCAACGTCGCGCTGCCCGTTTCGAATTCGATCGTGCGATTCGCGAGCGTCTGATCGAGCAGACCCTGTTCGGACGCACTGACGCGCAATGCGTTTTTGATCGTGTACGTCGGGTTCAGCGAATTCGCCATATCGCTGGCAAGCTGCTGACGTTGCGCTTCGTTGCGCACTTCGCCCTTCACTTCGATCGACGTGCCGTCGATCTTCAACTGGCCCTTGCTGATCTGCTTGAGTTCGGGACCGATCAGTTTCTGTACGTTCGCGCTCCAGTTGGGCGGCGTCGCTACATCGCCGATCTCGATCTGATCGACGACGTTCGCCGCGCCATACGTGTCGCGCAAACGGGCGAGCACAGCGGCCTTGGTTGCCTCGTCGGGCAGTTTGCCGCCTACGACTACCTGTCCTGGCGTTGCATTCGCGGCAGGCGGTGCTGACGTGACCGCGCCCGTTGCGGCAGGCGACGAAGTGTTGGGCGTCGATGCTGGCGCGGGCAGCACAGTCGTACGAATCTTGTTGCCGCTGTTGTCGACAGGCGTGACGTTCGCGGGACCGGCGTTGTCCGCAAACGCCGTCGCACTGAACGACGCAGCGAGCAATGCGCTGGCGAGCAGGGAAAGCTTCAATCGCATCGTCATGGTCTTACGCTCCTGCAAACGCTTCGCGAAACGTGTCGATGCTGACGCGTAGCGACAGTTGCGGTTGATCGAGGTAACTGACGAGCTTGCTGATGCCATGATCGTTGTGTGCGTGTTCGTCGATCCATTCGGGATCGTCGATATCGATGTTGTGCTGCGCGTACGCTTGCGGATCGACGACACTGTGCAGCGTTTTCGCCGACGCACCGTTGAAGCCGATCACGAGACGCTCGCGCTGCGCGATCGTGCCGATGAAAATGGCCAGTTCGAAATCGGCATGCGCGACGAAGGGCGCGATCAGTTCGAGCCAGAAGGCCGCGACGAGCGTGCGATAGAACGGGTCGTTCGGCAACGG
This Paraburkholderia sabiae DNA region includes the following protein-coding sequences:
- a CDS encoding OmpA family protein — translated: MRLKLSLLASALLAASFSATAFADNAGPANVTPVDNSGNKIRTTVLPAPASTPNTSSPAATGAVTSAPPAANATPGQVVVGGKLPDEATKAAVLARLRDTYGAANVVDQIEIGDVATPPNWSANVQKLIGPELKQISKGQLKIDGTSIEVKGEVRNEAQRQQLASDMANSLNPTYTIKNALRVSASEQGLLDQTLANRTIEFETGSATLTPQGRTILDQMASVLTKMTTKQVAIIGHTDTSGSRTSNIALSQARADAVKGYLVAKGISPQQLSTLGVGPDQPIATNDTADGRARNRRIEFRAGS
- the tssH gene encoding type VI secretion system ATPase TssH translates to MSTPLKTLIAKLNPTCRQATEQAASRCLSRGHYEVDLEHLFGALLDEAATDVPLVLRASAIDINALRGDLERELERLKTGNTRTPVFSVHLIALFEQAWLIASLDSQIARIRSGHLLLALLSAPDLAQFAQRMSPLFAQVRVTDLKHRFDELTQGSRESEVATASTESAEFADENARVKAPSKTPALDTYTTNLTQRARDGHIDPVIGREAEIRQTIDILMRRRQNNPIMTGEAGVGKTAVVEGLALRIAADDVPPPLRGVALHVLDMGLLQAGASVKGEFENRLKSVIDEVKKSAHPIILFIDEAHTIIGAGGTAGQNDAANLLKPALARGELRTIAATTWSEYKKYFEKDAALARRFQVVKIEEPSEALASAMLRGMAAMMEKHFNVRILDQAITEAVRLSHRYISGRQLPDKAISVLDTACAKVALAQSATPAAIDDTSKRIERIDAEVAALEREAASGATHDERLAELRGQRASEVERLGHDQARYEKERAIVGEIVALREQLDASRDGKSNADDAPNVRETLESRVAELAELQKTTPMVPLQVDAHVVAEIVASWTGIPLGRMVKDELRTVLNLQPLLTARVIGQDHALEAIAQRVRTASANLEDPNKPRGVFMFVGPSGVGKTETALALADILYGGERKMITINMSEYQEAHSVSGLKGSPPGYVGYGEGGVLTEAVRRNPYSVVLLDEVEKAHPDVLEMFFQVFDKGAMDDAEGREIDFRNTLIILTSNVGSSVVMQACLNKSAEELPDAEALSEMLRSQLYKAFKPAFLGRMKVVPYYPISDDVLAEIIELKLERIQRRIEANHKAEFEWDESLVDAVLARCTEVDSGARNVDHILNGTLLPEIAQQVLERIADGVPIKRIGARATEAGEFEYTVV
- the tssA gene encoding type VI secretion system protein TssA — translated: MPTNFITLLEPITEASPCGDDLLFSAEFDAIQHARRFDDASLDQGEWVTEIKEADWSFVIEQCTALLKTQTKDLRLAAWLTEALAIEEGAVGLTQGYSLLAGLCERYWDSVHPLVDGDDAEYRLGNIGWLVVRTAELLRALPVTQAPGSSFSTLDWDVATHVAQAIKRDPEHADDIARGKPSNEQIEMSKRSTPPAFYTVLLADLRAFEAAMRSLESELERHAGDAAPSFRQAKDAYEAVYRLAERFAKDVGANTASTPTPAAASQEQQPSAEERSEPSFRTPPQLEEPPLPMSTTSVSNPTPGVIQTRAQAVAQLRAVARFFRHTEPHSPAAYLADKAAEWADMPLHQWLATVVKDDGSLAHIREMLGVKPDDNN